One Aegilops tauschii subsp. strangulata cultivar AL8/78 chromosome 2, Aet v6.0, whole genome shotgun sequence genomic window, CTGCGTCATGGTTGGTTACAACTGTCCTTGTTAAAATACCAAACGTATTTTGCTCATATGTAAAATTATAAAGAACCTATTTATTCAAACCTAAAACAACAAAACTTTTGCTGTTCTCTTAATTTGTTGTTTTATCTGTTTACACACAAACCTGAACATGCCAGGAATTATATTACTTTCAATATGGAATTTCTTAATGTTTGTGCACTCACCATATTCAGCCATTCTTTTATTGTCCAAGTGACAAATCAACGATTTTAATTTCTATTTAATTTCGATTTCTTCTAGAAAATTCCGGGGAGCATTGTCTCGACACTGAAGAGATGGGTGGACATGCCAACCAATGGCAGGGTGACCCTTGAAGCTCCTGATGAACCTACCCATGTCATCACTCCTTCGTCATACTACATCTCCAAAAATGACGGCAGGATGGTAATAGAAAAGTCTTctttcagagacttcatatcagCTGCATCCTTTGTTGAAAAGAACGTTGTTCTAATCACTTTCAAAGAGCGCCATGACCGTACTGTGTCCATCATCATTCAGCGCATTCTGTAGATTCCGTCGGAACCAGCACCTAAAATGGAAGCAAGCAGTGCATCTCCTAGGATGTCAGCGCTCATTTCATGATGATGCCTCCAGCAGTAAAACGCTGGTTACTATAAGTTTGCTAGTTAGGATGGTAGAGTAATGTAACTATTATGGACCATGTGCTTGCTTGAACTATCAGAATGATCTTTTGCAACTTATGTTGCTCTTACGGACACTCAACTTGTTGTTTCAACCATCGGAATGATCCTTTGCAACAAATACTATTTGAACTATCGGAATGATTCATGCGAaaaaatcataattcaaaaaacCAAAAAACTGAAAGAATCATTTTCAAAAATCAAACGAAACAAGAATCAGTTTTTGATTCAAAACCTATAGCAATACCATGTTATCAAACTTATTCAAACCATCTAGTGAAACATATCTCAATTCAAAACCAAACAGGACTCCGTTTTCAAGTCCAAACTATATTTACTTCAACTTTTCCTAAACACACACTTGTGCACCGAATAATATAACAACAGTGCCTCCCGAACCAAGGAAGATTGTTAATTGAAAAAATGTTTTCACAACAAAGGCACGACCATGCATCTGCTGAGTGTTCTACCGTTTACAGGACTACTTTCATAGCCAAAGATGGAATACGCACGCAGCACCCAACGAATAAAAAAATTCAACGAACAAGATAAGTGAAAATCTTAAAAAAAACCAGATAAAACAAATCCATGTTTCCGAAAATCTACGCCTGGAACCGCCGGGTGACTAGCAACTGCTCTTTGGTGGTTTCCTTTTTTGCACGACAAAACATCCCTTTCCCTTTTCTGACTCCATTTGCATCCTCTTCCTCGAAAGTTTCTCGCCGGCCGCAGTTCACCACCGCACACCTCCTGCCATGGACGATGGGAAACTAACAACACTCACCGAACACAtctccactaaggataattttgaccgctgtccagtgatctactcctagatcactattgaactccgttgccaaactcagtggtagggtatacaatagatctggtacacagcatgacatactttgtagaacctatcgcatagggaatgactttccttctctttctatcttctgctgtggtcgggctttgagtcttactcaatttcacaccttgtaacacaggcaagaactctttctttgactgttccattctgaactacttcaaaatcttattaagggatgtactcattgaaaaaacttatcaagcgtcttgatctatctctatagatcttgatgctcaatttgtaagcatcttcaccgaggtctttctttgaaaaactcctttcaaacacttctttatgctttgcagaataattctacattatttccaatcaacaatatgtcattcacatatacttatcagaaatgttgtagtgctcccactcactttcttgtaaatacaggcttcaccgcaagtctgtataaaactatatcctttgatcaacttatcaaagcgtatattccaactccgagatgcttgcaccagtccatagatggatcgctggagcttgcatattctgttagcacctttaggattgacaaaaccttctggttgcatcatatacaactcttctttaataaatccattaaggaatgcagttttgtttatccattttccagatttcataaaatggggtaattgctaatatgattcggacagacttaagcatagatacgagtgagaaactctcatcgtagtcaacaccttgaacttgtcgaaaacctttttgcgacaattctagctttgtagatagtaacactactatcaacatccgtcttcctcttgaagatccatttaatctcaatggctcgccgatcattgggcaagtcaatcaaagtccatactttgttctcatacatggatctcatctcagatttcatggcctcaagccatttcgcggaatctaggctcatcatcgcttcctcatagttcgtaggttcgtcatggtcaagtaacatgacctccagaacaggattaccgtaccactgtggtgtggatctcactctggtttacctacgaggttcggtagtaacttgatctgaagttacatgatcatcatcattagcttcctcactaattggtgtaggagtcacaggaacaaatttctgtgatgaactactttccaataaaggagcaggtacagttacctgatcaagttctactttcctcccactcacttctttcaagagaaactccttctctagaaaggatccattctcagcaatgaatatcttgccttcatatctgtgatagaaggtgtacccaattgtctcctctggatatcctatgaagacacatttctctgatttgagtttgagcttatcaggatgaaactttttcttataagcatcgcaaccccaaactttaagaaacaacaactttggtttcttgccaaaccacagttcataaggtgtcgtctcaaacggacttagatggtgcccttttttttacgtgaatgcggctgtctctaatgcataaccccaaaactatagtggtgaatccgtaagaaacatcatagattgtactatatccaataaagtacggttatgacgttcggacacaccattatgctgtggtgttccaggtggcacgaatttgtgaaactattccacattgttttaattgaagaccaaactcgtaactcaaatatttgtctccgcgatcaaatcgtagaaaccttattttcttgtcacgatgattttccacttcactctgaaattctttgaacttttcaaatgtttgagacctatgtttcatcaagtagatatacccatatctgctcaaatcatctgtttaggtcagaaaataacgatacctgccgcgagcctcaacactcatcggatcgcatacatcagtatgtattatttctaataagtcagttgctcgctccattgttccggagaacggagtcttagtcatcttgcccatgaggcatggttcacaagtatcaagtgattcataatcaagtgattccaaaagtccatcagtatggaatttcttcatgcgctttacaccaatatgacctaaacggcagtgccacaaataagttgcactataaTTATTAACCtttcatcttttggcttcaatattatgaaaatgtgtatcaccacgatcgagaaccaacaaaccattttcattgggtgtatgaccatagaaggttttattcatgtaaacagaacaacaattattctctaacttacatgaataaccgtattgcaataaacatgatccaatcatattcatgctcaacgcaaacactaaataacatttattttaggttcaacactaattccgaaagtatagggagtgtgcgatgatgatcatatcaatcttggaaccacttccaatacacatcgtcacttcacccttaactagtctctgttcattctgcaactcccgtttcgagttactactcttagcaactgaaccaatatcaaatactgaggggttgctataaacactagtaaagtacacatcaataacatgtatatcaaatatagctttgttcactttgccatccttcctatccaccaaatacttggggcagttccacttccagtgaccagtccctttgaagtagaagcacttagtctcaggcttaggtccagacttgggcttcttcacttgagcagcaactcgcttgccgttctacttgaagttccccttcttccctttgcccttttcttgaaactagtggtcttgtcaaccatcaacacttgatgtttttcttgatgtctaccttcgtcgatttcagcatcacgaagagcttgggaatcgtttccgttgtcccttgcatattatagttcatcacgaagttctagtaacttggtgatattgaccagagaactctgccaatcactgtcttatctggaagattaactcccacttgattcaagtgattgtagtacccagacaatctgagcacatgctcactgcttgagctattctcctccatcttttagctatagaacttgttggagacttcatatctctcaactcgggtatttgcttgaaatattaacttcaactcctggaccatctgatatggtccatgacgttcaaagcatctttgaagtcccgatactaagccgttaagcatggtgcactaaactatcaagtagtcatcataccgagcttttgtcaaaacgttcataacgtctgcatctgctcctacgTCTTATGCCTTGACGGGGAACACGTTTGAACCTTTTATACGCCGACACACCATCCACCAAGCTGTAATGGAGTAGTTTCCCTCATAATTTAGATTTTGACATGGCAAAAGGGAATGATCGTGACAAGATCTAACTATTGACTCAAAAAATGCTAGACACACGGACTAAACCAATGGAACTTTACGAAAGCTGACTTGTCCAGATTTAATTGGGCTAAATAACCTACTCCTAATTAACCGCCCCCTTCCCCTCTGAATTTAACTGGTGGGCTGGGCACCCAGCCTGTAAACCCTATGTAAATTGCCAATTGTTGTAGCAAAGCTCCTATTGACTGGGTTTGGTTCGGATTCAGGTTCCAAACTGAATTTGGGGCAAAACTCATATTGTGAAGGAAGTTGTATTCCTTACATACAACCTATGCAACATTATTTTATAAAGGCCAAGTTACTTTTATGGTGAATTTAGAGGATCTCTTGCCCTTTCCAAAGACTTTAGCTCCTCAAATTTGAGGGTCAAACCTTCTATGATACTTtccctcaaaaaagaaaaaacctTCTATGATACCAATTGTTTCATCGTCAAATCGGTACTTTAACATCCATCTTATGAAGGCCAAATTCCCTCTATTGTAGCATGCTCATCAACAAGTTTTGTATGAACATTATCAGCGTAGCTTTGAGGGCACATCATAGAGCTCATTATTTTTCCCAATATTCTTAGTGGAAATTTTACCATCTCGGTCATCTTCATGGAACCTTCTTAGCTTGATGACCTTGGATGAAGGCGATGTTTTTTTTTCAGTTTGTCTGCCGGGCTCCGATCCTACTTGAGTTCGTCCGTCTGTATGTAGTTGACAGAGCTTCAGCGTAGATTCATGTCGTCTCCTTGGGGCCATAAGGTTGGGGTCTCTTGTCGTGTGGTGAAATTTTTTGCCGGTTGCTTCAGATATATGCAAGGGTTTAACGGCGACGACTGCGGCTTTAGGACGCCGGTCCTTAGGGGCATGTGCACGAAAACTTCCCGGCTGGCATCGacaaggtcaagccggctcctATAGGAGAGTGCGTCGGCGACTCGTTCTGGCGACAGTAGTGGTTTATCGGTGGTCTCAGTGTAAACTTTATTATGTTTGAGATGCTTTATATGAACTTTTACTTTTTAAAAAAAAGGTGTATGAATTAAGCACAACTTTGTTTATATTGACTTTGTTCACCCTTCTCCTTCCTGCCCTCCTCGCCCGTCCGTGTCTCCGAATTCCCCGTGTGGATTCGGCGAAGCCGCGGGGAGATCCCGAGCGCGGCTGTACGGACCGTGAGCACCCTCCGGCGATCCCCCCACCCCGTCCGCGGCAGCGGCCCCCGCCGTTCCTGAGAGCCGGGAGGAGCCCCTTCCGGTTCTTGACCCATCTGCGGCAGGTCGGATGCGGGGTGGccaagaggaggaggaaggagattcaGAAGCTAAAGCAGCAGCGGCGGCCTGCGGCGAGTCTCCCCGCCGACCTTCTCGCGAAGATGGTCCTGCCGCGGGTGCCGTACAGATCGCTCTGCCGCTTCAGGTGCGTGTCGAGGTCGTGGCGCGCGCTCTGCTCCGACCGCCGCGTCCTCCGCAGGTCGCCGCAGACCCTCTCCGGCTTCTTCTGCCACTCCCGCGACGCGCGCCGCCGCGGCTCCGTTTGCCACAGCCGCGACGGCCATCTCCTCGTCTTTCGCAATCTGTCCGGGAGAGGCCGGCCCCTCATCGACCCATGCCTGCCCTTTCTGCGCCAGCGCGGCTATAGAAGCGTCACGCTCATCCACTGCTGCAACGGCATCCTACTCTGCTCCGCCCACCGGGAGAGGCCGCCGTCTCCGGCGGAGTACATTGTGTGCAACCCTGCGACTGAGGAGATCTGGGCGGTGCTGCCCGTGCCCGCCTCACACGGCGACCAACGGGATAGCAACATCTGTCTCTGTTTCGATCCTGCAATAGTTCCATCCTACTTTGCGGTGTTTGTGAAACCATCGGAGAGCGGCGGAGTCGAGGTTTACTCGTCAGAAACTGGACGCTGGGCATCCCTGCTGAGCGAGTGTGGTCACCTTGGTTTTGCCGGTGACGATTTAGGGTATGTCTTCTTCAATGGCACTTTGCATTTGAGTGCCTACTACTCTTCTTTGATCGTCACGCTGGACACCAAGCGACAGACATGGGGGGAAATCCCAATGCCGGAGGACAATAAACCTGCTGCCATAGGGCTGTCTCAGGGGCGCTTACACCTTGTATGCATAGACTATGACAATGATTGGCAACTATCTGTTTGGGTTCTCGAGGAATATGCCAGTGGTCAGTGGACCTTGAAGCACACCGCGGACTTTCCGGGTCTGCTAGGAACGCCTCGTCGCATACCCACCGAGATCTACCAGTCGGTTGCAATCCATCCGGAATGTAATCTGGTTTTCTTTATCGGTGGGGAGGAGAGGTCATGGTCGCTCATGTCGTACGACATGGATACCCGGAAAGTGCAGCATATCAGCAGTCTTGAAAGTCGCCGTTATCTCCCGTGTCTGCCTTACGTCCCCTGCTTCGTGAAATGGTCCTCGGATGGTCACTAAATCAGGCGACCAGACCCACTTTTGAGGCGGTGGCCTGGACAAGTTGTGTGCCTGGGTCAATTTGCTTATCTGTTGGTGTTCAGGTGCATGTCGTTGATTAACCGAGGAGATTTTGTGAGGTAGCTACTGTCTAGTTATTTGGACAGACCTACACAGTAAACCTATTTGCTCTCATTTACTGATAGTTGTTCACACTTGTTAACTGGATGTGATAGAACACATTATCTCTGTTTGAAATCATTTGCATTTTCAAATCTTTCTGTGCATCCATCTATCTATTCAAAAGTTTTAACTCAGAAAACAGGGTACTCCAAGGATGCGATTATCGCCTGCATTCTGTATGCAGACACGGCGGACCTGCACATATCGGTGCTTTGTAGCTGCTATATACAAAGATTGATGGTGTGAAGGTGTTTGTTGAAATGTCTTTGGGAGTTGTGTGAGGTGAACCAGTTCAGCAGCAGGTATGCATACTTCTCCTGAATTGTCATCTCACTAGATCACTTTGAAAAGTCAAATGACATTGCCCACACAAGTTCCCTTTGTACCAGGCTACCAGGCATAGCAAGTAGCAACGGTTGTGGATTTCAAATGTTCAAGTTTCCTTTTTCCAGCCATAACAGTTGTGGtagatttgaaaaaaaatcaatgtTGTTTCGAAGACTAAAGCTATCTGTCTCAGTGCATTCACAGCTGCTTTGCACATAGGGATATACCATTATTTGCAACCAAAATGTTCAGTATGAAGTTTTAATACTTTGCCCATAACTAAAAAaacctactccctccgtaaagaaatgtaagagcgtttagattactagagtagtgatctaaacactcttatatttatttacagagggagtatgttATACCTGAGTTCTTTGATTGCATCATTTTGATAGTATTTGATGAACTTCACAAGGTGAACAAATGCTAGGTGTATCATGTATGCTTACACAGGTGACATGACAATGGGTTAAAGAAATGATACTGGACCATCCATCACTTATAGAAACATGAGGACAAAGCTATAAATTCTTATAGAAATGATTAGTTCActggtagaaaaagaggcttccatacgccccaattagtccccaaaacaatcgaaccgcgacaaaaggggtctttagtcgcggttcgggaggagacccgcgaccaactatctgggcccagcgcgctcggtcgacagctggcggacgggaggggctttagtcccggttggcctggccaaccgggactaaaggtccccgaaggcctttagttgcggttggccaggccaaccgggactaaaggcccatccctatatataggactcagctcacttcacaattttcaaaagggggtggtgggtttgcttttggttcctcctatgcacacaaagtgttcgatgaaatgcccgagagcctgaaacaaacatgatatgaagtgtccgagccacacttgagctttctcatttatttttcctccgcgatcgcggttagcaacttgaacctttcatgtgtcattgataaaatatgcatgtgtgtagttcattgtttaat contains:
- the LOC141040676 gene encoding F-box protein At5g49610-like, with the translated sequence MVLPRVPYRSLCRFRCVSRSWRALCSDRRVLRRSPQTLSGFFCHSRDARRRGSVCHSRDGHLLVFRNLSGRGRPLIDPCLPFLRQRGYRSVTLIHCCNGILLCSAHRERPPSPAEYIVCNPATEEIWAVLPVPASHGDQRDSNICLCFDPAIVPSYFAVFVKPSESGGVEVYSSETGRWASLLSECGHLGFAGDDLGYVFFNGTLHLSAYYSSLIVTLDTKRQTWGEIPMPEDNKPAAIGLSQGRLHLVCIDYDNDWQLSVWVLEEYASGQWTLKHTADFPGLLGTPRRIPTEIYQSVAIHPECNLVFFIGGEERSWSLMSYDMDTRKVQHISSLESRRYLPCLPYVPCFVKWSSDGH